A genomic window from Glaciihabitans sp. INWT7 includes:
- a CDS encoding thiamine-binding protein, with protein sequence MLVAFSVAPSGAPDSDDSVHDAVAAAVRVVRESGLPNHTDSMFTTIEGDWDEVFAVVKRATEAVGTFGTRVSLVLKADIRPGHSGELTGKVERLERALDAQG encoded by the coding sequence ATGCTCGTCGCATTCTCAGTCGCCCCCAGCGGTGCTCCGGACTCGGATGATTCGGTGCACGACGCCGTCGCAGCCGCCGTGCGCGTCGTGCGCGAGTCCGGCCTCCCGAACCACACCGACTCGATGTTCACGACCATCGAGGGGGACTGGGACGAGGTCTTCGCCGTGGTGAAGCGCGCGACAGAAGCAGTCGGTACCTTCGGAACTCGCGTTTCGCTGGTGCTCAAGGCCGACATCCGTCCGGGGCACTCTGGTGAACTCACCGGCAAGGTCGAGCGCCTCGAGCGCGCACTCGACGCGCAGGGCTGA
- a CDS encoding LuxR C-terminal-related transcriptional regulator, with protein sequence MLLGALTEWIRNAASDINMVAAVSTWPDLLTHSEFPVDVVLLDLDLKDNIPISLKISTLKTTGVKTVLMSTYSEPNVVREALAAGALGYLVKSEDAEMIVEAIRAAAQGDSFVSAELDLALNAGDVGGAPKLSAQERRVMALYGGGEPVKAVAFQLGISEETAKSYLKRIREKYRVAGIDVGTKVALRKRAIQDGILISTDAPNSF encoded by the coding sequence ATGCTGCTCGGTGCGCTCACCGAATGGATCCGCAACGCCGCATCCGACATCAACATGGTCGCCGCGGTGTCCACCTGGCCTGACCTGCTGACCCACAGCGAGTTCCCCGTAGACGTGGTGCTGCTCGACCTCGACCTCAAAGACAACATCCCGATCTCGCTGAAGATCTCGACGCTCAAGACGACCGGCGTGAAAACGGTGCTCATGAGCACCTACTCGGAGCCGAACGTCGTGCGCGAAGCCCTTGCCGCCGGCGCCCTCGGCTACCTCGTGAAGAGCGAAGACGCCGAGATGATCGTCGAAGCCATCCGCGCCGCCGCCCAGGGCGACTCCTTCGTCTCCGCAGAACTGGATCTCGCCCTCAACGCCGGCGATGTCGGCGGCGCGCCGAAGTTGAGCGCGCAGGAGCGCCGGGTGATGGCGCTCTATGGCGGTGGCGAGCCGGTGAAGGCCGTCGCCTTCCAGCTCGGCATCTCGGAAGAGACCGCCAAGAGCTACCTCAAGCGCATCCGCGAGAAGTACCGCGTCGCGGGAATCGATGTCGGCACGAAGGTGGCGCTGCGCAAGCGCGCGATCCAGGACGGCATCCTGATCTCGACGGACGCGCCGAACAGCTTCTAG
- a CDS encoding amino acid ABC transporter ATP-binding protein yields MSQFDDAATPREEVLRLDNVWKAFGDTEVLRGVDLTVASHQVVALIGASGSGKSTLLRTINLLERVDDGQVFLRGTDISRPQTRPDVIRARIGMVFQQFNLFPHLTVLDNVTLASRRMLGVARATAEQTARQLLDQVGLADRAGAYPDRLSGGQQQRVAIVRAIATDPELLLLDEITSALDPELVGEVLELVRTLAARGTTIVMATHEMAFARDVANHVVFLDSGVIAEQGPPAQLFGAPRETRTRDFLSRFTGLVG; encoded by the coding sequence ATGAGCCAGTTCGACGACGCGGCGACGCCGCGCGAAGAGGTGCTGCGCCTCGACAACGTCTGGAAGGCGTTCGGAGACACCGAGGTGTTGCGCGGGGTCGATCTCACCGTGGCGAGCCATCAGGTCGTGGCGCTGATCGGGGCGAGCGGGTCGGGAAAGTCCACCCTGCTGCGCACGATCAACCTGCTCGAGCGGGTGGATGACGGCCAGGTATTCCTCCGCGGCACCGACATCAGCCGCCCCCAGACGCGCCCCGATGTCATCCGTGCGCGCATCGGCATGGTCTTCCAGCAGTTCAATCTGTTTCCGCACCTGACTGTGCTCGACAACGTGACCCTCGCGAGCCGCCGGATGCTCGGAGTGGCGCGGGCGACCGCCGAACAGACCGCCAGGCAGCTGCTCGACCAGGTGGGGCTGGCGGATCGCGCCGGAGCCTACCCCGACCGGCTGTCGGGCGGCCAGCAGCAGCGCGTCGCCATCGTGCGCGCCATCGCCACCGATCCGGAGCTCCTGCTGCTCGACGAGATAACCAGTGCCCTCGACCCGGAGCTCGTCGGAGAGGTGCTCGAACTCGTGCGCACCCTTGCCGCCCGCGGCACCACGATCGTGATGGCGACGCACGAGATGGCCTTCGCCCGCGATGTCGCGAATCACGTCGTCTTCCTCGACTCGGGGGTGATCGCCGAGCAGGGGCCACCCGCCCAGCTCTTCGGGGCCCCCCGTGAGACGCGTACCCGCGACTTCCTCTCCCGGTTCACCGGCCTCGTCGGCTAG
- a CDS encoding hemolysin family protein, whose translation MSDTWGIAWLVILLLINGFFVGAEFAVISARRSQIEPRAEAGSRAAKSTLYAMEHATMMLATSQLGITVCSLLILNVSEPAIHHLLEYPLALTHLPEDVVGTIAFVIALIVVSFLHVVIGEMVPKNLSFSVPDRAALILAPPLVFISMVFRPIIYALNATANAVLRLFRVEPKNEANSAFTVDEVANIVAQSTKEGVLTDSIGALNAAFEFSAKKVKDIAVGMPHLVSLSEAATPADVERAVAQNGFSRYVLVNDEGEPTGYLHLKDVLDLDEVGEFDEPVPPKRIRKLISIFRGMDLEDALAAMRRSGVHLARVFDDSGQTRGVLFLEDIIEELVGEVQDATRRR comes from the coding sequence GTGAGCGACACCTGGGGCATCGCCTGGCTGGTGATCCTGCTTCTGATCAACGGCTTCTTCGTCGGTGCGGAGTTCGCCGTGATCTCGGCACGCCGATCCCAGATCGAGCCGCGGGCCGAAGCGGGGAGTCGTGCGGCGAAGTCGACGCTCTACGCGATGGAACACGCCACGATGATGCTCGCCACCAGCCAGCTCGGCATCACGGTGTGTTCGCTGCTCATCCTCAACGTCTCCGAGCCGGCCATCCATCACCTTCTGGAGTATCCGCTCGCCCTCACCCACCTGCCAGAGGACGTGGTCGGCACCATCGCCTTCGTGATCGCCTTGATCGTCGTCTCGTTCCTGCACGTCGTGATCGGCGAGATGGTGCCGAAGAACCTGTCGTTCTCGGTTCCGGATCGAGCGGCGCTCATCCTCGCGCCGCCGCTCGTCTTCATCTCGATGGTCTTCCGTCCGATCATCTACGCCCTCAACGCGACGGCGAACGCGGTGCTGCGCCTCTTCCGGGTGGAACCCAAGAATGAAGCGAACAGCGCATTCACCGTCGATGAAGTGGCCAACATCGTGGCGCAGTCCACGAAGGAGGGTGTGCTCACCGACTCCATCGGCGCCCTCAACGCGGCATTCGAGTTCAGCGCCAAGAAGGTGAAGGACATCGCCGTCGGGATGCCCCACCTGGTGAGTCTCTCCGAAGCCGCGACACCGGCCGACGTCGAGCGCGCGGTGGCCCAGAACGGATTCTCCCGCTACGTGCTGGTCAACGACGAGGGCGAGCCGACGGGTTACCTGCATCTCAAGGACGTGCTCGACCTGGATGAGGTCGGCGAATTCGACGAGCCGGTGCCGCCGAAGCGCATTCGCAAGCTCATCTCGATCTTCCGCGGCATGGACCTCGAAGACGCCCTCGCGGCGATGAGGCGCTCCGGGGTGCACCTCGCGAGAGTCTTCGACGACTCCGGGCAGACGAGGGGCGTGCTGTTCCTCGAGGACATCATTGAGGAGCTCGTCGGCGAAGTGCAGGATGCCACCCGCCGCAGGTGA
- a CDS encoding ADP/ATP-dependent (S)-NAD(P)H-hydrate dehydratase: MNTFLPWTARDAAGLIAVPAPDDDKYSRGVLGVVTGSAAYPGAAVLGVDAALHTGVGMVRYLGDERATTFVLQRRPEAVAAAGRVQAWLIGSGMDAALRDTATADRLATALESGLPVVVDAGALDLLDRASGPAIITPHFRELSKVLGESAEDIARDPAETAARSARKLGVTVLLKGHSTYVAAPDGTCLVASSAPAWLATAGAGDALGGILGALVATHSKQIAADPSLLARIGATASVIHGLAATRASAGGPLTILDLIGAVPGVIVELLED, encoded by the coding sequence ATGAACACTTTCCTGCCGTGGACAGCTCGCGACGCCGCCGGTCTCATCGCCGTGCCGGCACCGGATGACGACAAGTACTCCCGCGGAGTGCTCGGAGTGGTCACCGGATCGGCCGCCTACCCCGGGGCCGCCGTGCTCGGAGTGGATGCGGCTCTCCACACGGGCGTGGGAATGGTGCGCTATCTCGGAGACGAGAGGGCGACGACATTCGTGCTGCAACGCCGCCCGGAGGCGGTGGCCGCCGCCGGTCGTGTGCAGGCCTGGTTGATCGGATCCGGCATGGATGCCGCGCTGCGCGACACCGCAACGGCAGACCGGCTCGCCACGGCGCTCGAGTCCGGGCTCCCGGTCGTGGTCGATGCGGGCGCCCTCGACCTGCTCGATCGCGCGAGCGGGCCGGCGATCATCACCCCGCACTTCCGTGAGCTGTCCAAGGTGCTGGGAGAATCGGCGGAAGACATCGCCCGAGACCCCGCCGAGACCGCCGCCCGGTCGGCGAGGAAGCTGGGTGTGACGGTGCTGCTGAAGGGACACAGCACCTACGTCGCCGCACCGGATGGGACCTGCCTCGTCGCATCCTCCGCCCCGGCTTGGCTCGCGACCGCGGGAGCGGGGGATGCCTTGGGCGGCATCCTCGGCGCCCTCGTCGCCACCCATTCGAAGCAGATCGCCGCCGATCCTTCGCTGCTCGCCCGGATCGGCGCGACGGCGTCGGTGATCCACGGGCTCGCGGCCACCCGGGCGAGCGCCGGCGGACCGCTGACGATTCTCGATCTCATCGGCGCGGTGCCGGGAGTCATCGTCGAGCTGCTGGAGGACTAG
- a CDS encoding DUF2029 domain-containing protein produces MTTSARLHSLARSLALGSPIFLWAAFILAHLWLGALNLYGPGQPFGDVTSVYKFWTDQALESNYWVGIDGSWVYPIVALVPMLLARVFGPELFASTWLGLVLLLDLLAFGALTGWGRTTRNSAVAWWWVAFLVLLGPIALGRIDSITVPLAIVGVLLVATRPRAASVILTLATWIKVWPAALLVSILIAVRARRQVVVGAVVTSLVVVAIALSFGAGANVFSFVTQQSVRGLQVEAPIRTVWLWQEFAGVPNTFVYYDQGLLTWQVRGPGVEAASMLINPLMALVVVAITILAFLALRSRVAVADLLPSLSLAYVVALIAFNKVGSPQYITWLAVPVILGLSINAVGRGRLFRTPAILVLVLAALTQVIYPYLYGYLLSLNPLMLIVISARNLLYFVLLGWAVVSLWRASRAAEFSVDPDDRPGDDRTSVDRAAPWLPAVWPFGVDPTSTQQRDKLDEAGPSR; encoded by the coding sequence ATGACCACATCGGCTCGGCTGCATTCGCTCGCGCGCAGCCTGGCCCTTGGCAGTCCGATCTTCCTCTGGGCGGCCTTCATCCTCGCGCACCTCTGGCTCGGAGCCCTCAACCTCTACGGTCCCGGTCAGCCCTTCGGCGACGTGACCAGCGTCTACAAGTTCTGGACCGATCAGGCCCTCGAATCGAACTACTGGGTGGGCATCGACGGATCGTGGGTGTACCCGATAGTCGCGCTCGTTCCGATGCTGCTCGCCCGCGTCTTCGGACCGGAGCTGTTCGCCAGCACCTGGCTCGGCCTGGTGCTGCTGCTCGACCTGCTGGCGTTCGGCGCCCTCACCGGTTGGGGACGCACCACCCGCAACAGCGCGGTGGCGTGGTGGTGGGTGGCGTTCCTGGTGCTCCTCGGACCCATCGCCCTCGGGCGCATCGACTCGATCACCGTTCCGCTGGCGATCGTCGGCGTGCTGCTGGTGGCGACTCGTCCGCGTGCCGCGTCCGTGATCCTCACGCTCGCCACCTGGATCAAGGTCTGGCCCGCGGCCCTGCTCGTGTCCATCCTGATCGCGGTTCGCGCGCGCCGGCAGGTGGTGGTCGGTGCGGTGGTCACGAGCCTCGTCGTCGTCGCGATCGCGCTCTCCTTCGGCGCCGGTGCGAATGTCTTCAGCTTCGTCACCCAGCAGTCGGTTCGCGGGCTGCAGGTGGAGGCGCCGATCAGAACCGTCTGGCTGTGGCAGGAGTTCGCCGGGGTGCCGAACACCTTCGTGTATTACGACCAGGGGCTGCTGACCTGGCAGGTCCGCGGACCCGGTGTCGAAGCGGCGAGCATGCTCATCAACCCGCTGATGGCCCTCGTCGTTGTCGCCATCACGATTCTCGCGTTCCTCGCGCTGCGCAGTCGGGTGGCCGTCGCGGATCTGCTTCCTTCGCTGTCGCTCGCCTACGTCGTGGCTCTCATCGCCTTCAACAAGGTCGGCTCGCCGCAGTACATCACCTGGCTCGCCGTGCCGGTGATCCTCGGCCTCTCGATCAACGCCGTGGGTCGCGGCCGCCTCTTCCGCACCCCGGCGATCCTGGTGCTCGTGCTCGCCGCCCTCACCCAGGTGATCTATCCCTACCTTTACGGCTATCTGCTCAGCCTCAACCCCCTCATGCTCATCGTGATCTCTGCCCGAAATCTGCTGTACTTCGTGCTGCTCGGCTGGGCTGTCGTCTCGCTCTGGCGCGCATCCCGCGCCGCCGAATTCTCCGTCGACCCCGATGATCGACCCGGTGACGATCGAACCAGCGTGGATCGGGCCGCGCCCTGGCTTCCCGCGGTCTGGCCGTTCGGTGTGGACCCCACGAGCACCCAGCAGCGTGACAAGCTGGACGAGGCCGGGCCGTCCCGTTAG
- a CDS encoding MFS transporter, giving the protein MSLRTPSIPERPVTFVKTLSPARTRLALLALALGGFGIGSTEFVVLGLLPNIAHDLLPQLYARSPEIANAQAGWLASAYALGVVVGAPTIAAFAARFPRKKLLLVLAAAFTVGTVLSAVLPTFGLVLAARFLAGLPHGAYFGIASLVAASLMGPGKRGAGVAYVLSGLTIANVVGVPAITFLGQQAGWRVAYFAVAVIFGLTFVALALLLPTQPGDASATMKRELKAFGRSQVWLTLLTGAIGFGGFFCVYTFISPISTEVAGLGPILVPIVLVVVGLGMTLGNIVGGWAADKNVVRSIYSFFGLFVVSLAGLALTAHLIPGLFVFVFLVGVAASGISPAIQTRLMDVAGDSQTLAAAANHSALNIGNSLGAYLGGLTVAAGFGYISPVWVGLMLCAPGLALVTWSVLLQRSRGGSLASRREHPIVPLAAE; this is encoded by the coding sequence GTGAGTCTTCGCACTCCGTCGATCCCTGAACGGCCCGTCACCTTCGTGAAAACACTTTCTCCCGCCCGCACGCGCCTCGCCCTTCTCGCCCTCGCGCTCGGAGGATTCGGAATCGGATCCACCGAATTCGTCGTGCTCGGCCTCCTGCCCAACATCGCCCACGATCTGCTGCCGCAGCTGTACGCACGCTCGCCGGAGATCGCGAACGCCCAGGCCGGCTGGCTCGCTTCTGCCTACGCGCTCGGCGTCGTGGTCGGGGCGCCGACCATCGCCGCGTTCGCGGCGAGGTTTCCGCGCAAGAAGCTGCTGCTCGTGCTCGCCGCCGCATTCACCGTCGGCACCGTGCTCTCCGCGGTGCTGCCCACCTTCGGTCTCGTGCTCGCTGCCCGCTTTCTCGCGGGGCTGCCCCACGGCGCCTACTTCGGCATCGCGTCACTGGTCGCCGCCTCCCTGATGGGACCCGGCAAGCGGGGGGCCGGTGTCGCCTACGTGCTGTCGGGGCTCACGATCGCCAATGTGGTCGGAGTGCCGGCCATCACCTTCCTTGGCCAGCAGGCCGGCTGGCGGGTCGCGTATTTCGCGGTCGCCGTGATCTTCGGGCTGACCTTCGTCGCGCTCGCGCTGCTGCTCCCGACCCAGCCGGGGGATGCATCGGCGACGATGAAGCGGGAGCTGAAGGCCTTCGGGCGCTCGCAGGTCTGGCTGACGCTGCTCACCGGCGCCATCGGTTTCGGCGGGTTCTTCTGCGTGTACACGTTCATCTCGCCGATCTCGACGGAGGTCGCGGGACTCGGCCCGATCCTCGTGCCGATCGTGCTCGTGGTGGTGGGGCTCGGCATGACACTCGGCAACATCGTCGGTGGCTGGGCCGCCGACAAGAACGTCGTGCGCTCGATCTACTCGTTCTTCGGACTCTTCGTCGTGTCACTCGCCGGGCTCGCACTCACTGCCCACCTCATTCCCGGACTCTTCGTCTTCGTCTTCCTCGTCGGTGTCGCGGCCTCCGGCATCTCCCCGGCCATCCAGACGCGTCTCATGGATGTCGCGGGCGACAGCCAGACGCTCGCCGCGGCGGCGAACCACTCGGCCCTCAACATCGGCAACAGCCTCGGCGCCTACCTCGGCGGACTCACGGTCGCAGCGGGGTTCGGTTACATCTCCCCGGTGTGGGTCGGGTTGATGCTCTGCGCGCCGGGGCTGGCCCTCGTGACGTGGAGCGTGCTGTTGCAGCGCAGCCGCGGAGGGTCGCTCGCGAGCCGTCGCGAGCATCCCATCGTGCCGCTCGCGGCAGAGTAG
- a CDS encoding NADH:flavin oxidoreductase/NADH oxidase: MSNSALFSPYSVRSVTMRNRLWVAPMCEYSVEKHDGVPTDWHLVHLGGFAKGGAGLVITEATAVSAEGRISPEDTGVYTDEQRDAWQRIVSFLHAHGAVAGIQLAHAGRKASTWRPWAEERGSVPLSQGGWTAVAPSAVAFTGYAVPAELDRAGIDGVVADFAAATRRSLDAGFDVLELHAAHGYLLHQFLSPLSNLRTDEYGGSLENRARLLLRVIAAVRAEAGEDVPLFVRFSATDWAEGGWDREQTATVADWARDAGADFFDISSGGLVSGTTIPLAPGYQVPFADFVKHASSVEVSAVGLITEAQQAEEIVASGKADAVMLARAIMRDPHFPLRAAHELGVELDYWPDQYLRAKWPA; the protein is encoded by the coding sequence ATGTCGAATTCCGCTCTCTTCAGTCCCTATTCGGTGCGTTCCGTCACGATGCGAAATCGCCTCTGGGTCGCGCCGATGTGCGAATACTCTGTGGAGAAGCACGACGGGGTGCCGACAGACTGGCACCTCGTGCACCTCGGTGGATTCGCCAAGGGTGGCGCCGGACTCGTGATCACCGAAGCGACCGCCGTGAGCGCGGAGGGTCGCATCTCCCCCGAAGACACCGGCGTCTACACCGATGAGCAGCGCGATGCGTGGCAGCGGATCGTCTCTTTCCTCCACGCCCACGGCGCCGTCGCCGGCATCCAGCTCGCGCACGCCGGGCGCAAGGCCTCCACCTGGCGTCCCTGGGCTGAGGAGCGCGGGAGCGTGCCGCTGTCGCAGGGAGGCTGGACGGCGGTTGCCCCCTCGGCCGTCGCCTTCACCGGCTACGCCGTTCCCGCCGAACTCGACCGGGCCGGCATCGACGGTGTCGTCGCCGACTTCGCCGCGGCCACCCGGCGGTCCCTCGACGCCGGATTCGACGTGCTCGAGCTCCACGCGGCACACGGTTACCTCCTCCACCAGTTCCTGTCGCCGCTGTCCAACCTCCGCACCGACGAATACGGGGGAAGCCTCGAGAACCGCGCCCGCCTTCTGCTCCGCGTGATCGCCGCCGTTCGAGCCGAAGCGGGCGAGGATGTGCCGCTGTTCGTGCGTTTCTCGGCTACAGACTGGGCGGAGGGCGGCTGGGACCGGGAGCAGACCGCGACGGTCGCCGACTGGGCACGGGATGCCGGCGCCGACTTCTTCGACATCTCCTCCGGGGGTCTCGTCTCCGGCACCACCATCCCGCTCGCACCCGGCTACCAGGTGCCCTTCGCCGACTTCGTGAAACATGCCTCGTCGGTCGAGGTGAGCGCGGTCGGACTCATCACCGAGGCGCAGCAGGCGGAGGAGATCGTCGCCTCCGGCAAGGCCGATGCCGTGATGCTGGCCCGCGCGATCATGCGCGACCCGCACTTCCCGCTTCGCGCCGCGCACGAACTCGGCGTCGAACTGGACTACTGGCCAGACCAGTATCTCCGGGCGAAGTGGCCGGCCTGA
- a CDS encoding ABC transporter substrate-binding protein, with product MTRIPASRIVAAIGAAVLIVALAACASSSPSSSSSSSGSSGYVTSGKLTIGTGQPAYFPWVIDDKPQSGKGFESAVAYAVADKLGFAKKDVVWVRSTFDQAIAPGDKDFDFNLQQFSITDERKADVDFSSSYYETTQTVITIKGSKAANATSISDLKNLLVGAQTGTTSFDAIEKQIKPTAGAQAFNSNDDAKLALQSGTIDALVVDLPTAFYLTGAELDGGKIIGQLPKQTGTGDQFGLVLAKGSPLTTKVTAAVDALRADGTLDKLATTWLASSADAPVLK from the coding sequence ATGACCCGAATCCCTGCCTCCCGAATCGTCGCCGCCATTGGAGCCGCGGTGCTCATCGTCGCTCTCGCGGCCTGCGCCTCGTCATCCCCCTCCTCTTCGTCGTCCTCGAGCGGATCGTCCGGCTACGTCACCTCCGGAAAGCTCACCATCGGCACGGGCCAGCCCGCCTACTTCCCCTGGGTCATCGACGACAAACCGCAGTCGGGCAAGGGCTTCGAGTCCGCGGTCGCCTACGCGGTCGCCGACAAGCTCGGGTTCGCCAAGAAGGATGTCGTCTGGGTGCGCTCCACCTTCGACCAGGCGATCGCGCCGGGCGACAAGGACTTCGACTTCAACCTGCAGCAGTTCTCCATCACGGATGAACGCAAGGCCGACGTCGACTTCTCCTCGTCGTACTACGAGACCACGCAGACCGTGATCACGATCAAGGGTTCCAAGGCGGCGAACGCCACATCGATCTCGGATCTGAAGAACCTCCTCGTCGGCGCTCAGACGGGCACCACGAGCTTCGACGCCATCGAGAAGCAGATCAAGCCCACCGCCGGAGCCCAGGCCTTCAACTCCAACGACGATGCGAAGCTCGCCCTGCAGAGCGGCACGATCGACGCGCTCGTCGTCGACCTGCCCACCGCCTTCTACCTCACCGGTGCGGAGCTCGACGGCGGCAAGATCATCGGACAGCTGCCCAAGCAGACGGGCACCGGAGACCAGTTCGGCCTCGTCCTCGCAAAGGGCAGCCCCCTCACGACGAAGGTGACCGCTGCCGTCGATGCGCTTCGCGCCGACGGCACTCTCGACAAGCTGGCGACCACCTGGCTCGCGAGTTCGGCGGATGCCCCCGTACTCAAGTAG
- a CDS encoding amino acid ABC transporter permease yields the protein MTTALHEPSAVELDRRGFRRRQTSRSVLIAVVSTLVFAAIAWFAIVNTPGWQRVQHSFFDPAVLAKAWPRVIAGLWLNIRVLFFAALGVLVLSIILATLRTLRGPIFFPVRALVAGYTDLFRGLPLIIVLYLVGFGIPGLRLDIPRFPAEFWGTIALILTYSAYVSEVFRAGIESVHPSQRLAARSLGLSHGKTMRLVILPQAIRKVTPALMNDFVAMQKDVGLISVLGAIDAVRAAQIETASSFNFTPYVLAGLLFVLLALPMIRLTDWYTARMRAREQAGSIV from the coding sequence ATGACGACTGCCCTGCACGAACCGAGCGCGGTCGAACTCGACCGCCGAGGCTTCCGCCGACGCCAGACTTCACGCTCGGTGCTCATCGCCGTGGTCAGCACTCTGGTGTTCGCCGCGATCGCCTGGTTCGCGATCGTCAACACCCCCGGTTGGCAGCGCGTGCAGCACTCCTTCTTCGATCCGGCGGTGCTCGCGAAGGCCTGGCCGCGGGTGATCGCCGGCCTCTGGCTCAACATCAGGGTGTTGTTCTTCGCCGCGCTCGGGGTTCTGGTGCTCAGCATCATCCTTGCGACCCTTCGCACTCTTCGCGGGCCGATCTTCTTCCCCGTTCGGGCCCTCGTGGCCGGATACACCGACCTGTTCCGCGGGCTGCCGCTCATCATCGTGCTCTATCTCGTGGGATTCGGCATCCCGGGGCTGCGGCTCGATATCCCCCGGTTCCCGGCGGAGTTCTGGGGCACCATCGCACTCATCCTCACCTACTCCGCCTATGTCTCGGAGGTGTTCCGCGCCGGCATCGAGTCGGTGCATCCCTCCCAGCGTCTCGCCGCCCGGTCCCTCGGTCTGAGCCACGGGAAGACGATGAGACTGGTGATCCTGCCTCAGGCGATCCGCAAGGTCACACCGGCGCTCATGAACGACTTCGTCGCCATGCAGAAGGATGTGGGGCTCATCTCGGTGCTCGGGGCCATCGATGCCGTGCGGGCTGCGCAGATCGAGACTGCCTCCTCATTCAACTTCACCCCCTATGTGCTGGCGGGGCTGCTTTTCGTGCTGCTCGCGCTGCCCATGATCCGCCTCACCGACTGGTACACGGCACGAATGCGGGCTCGCGAGCAGGCGGGGTCGATCGTATGA
- a CDS encoding HAD family phosphatase translates to MTDTARALSIPHRVVVFDYGEVISRSPSEASRAALEALAGVDPQRFRVAYEAHRDGLDRGTTSIRDYWMLVAADTGADWSEARIHELWAADFTGWISLDLDVFDVIAELHAGGTRVALLSNAGFDFASPFRYSPIARFFERMFVSAEMLKLKPEADIYLEVARELGITCAEMVFIDNKQVNVDGAVSLGITGHHVVGAAELRRFLQTISDR, encoded by the coding sequence GTGACCGATACCGCGCGAGCCCTGAGCATCCCCCACCGAGTCGTCGTCTTCGACTACGGGGAGGTCATCTCCCGGTCGCCGAGCGAGGCCTCCCGTGCCGCTCTCGAAGCCCTCGCCGGAGTCGATCCCCAGCGCTTCCGGGTCGCATACGAGGCCCACCGCGACGGCCTCGACCGCGGCACCACCAGCATTCGCGACTACTGGATGCTGGTGGCCGCCGATACCGGCGCCGACTGGTCGGAGGCACGCATCCACGAGTTGTGGGCTGCCGATTTCACGGGCTGGATCAGTCTCGACCTCGACGTCTTCGACGTCATCGCCGAGCTGCACGCCGGTGGCACCCGTGTCGCGCTCCTCTCCAATGCCGGTTTCGACTTCGCGAGTCCCTTCCGCTACTCCCCGATCGCCCGCTTCTTCGAGCGGATGTTCGTGAGCGCAGAGATGCTCAAGCTCAAACCGGAGGCCGACATCTATCTCGAGGTCGCCCGGGAGCTCGGAATAACCTGTGCGGAAATGGTCTTCATTGACAATAAGCAGGTCAACGTCGACGGCGCAGTGTCGCTCGGCATCACCGGGCACCACGTCGTCGGAGCCGCCGAGCTGCGCCGCTTCCTCCAGACCATTTCAGACAGGTGA